The genomic stretch GTATCTGACGACCTCGTGCACGGTCGGCCGTGGCTCGGTACCCAGGTGGCTCGTTGAGCTGTGTACGATGGGGGATGGGGCGCGTGAGTTGATCGTGGCAGAGTACCCGGTCACCGGCTTGTCGCCGGATGTGATCGCTGAACTCATCGCGGAATTGGGGCCGTTGTGGCAGGACCAGCATCAGGCGGCTCGGCTCACGGCTCGGCCGCGACGGCGGGCCGCAGGAGCCAGTGTTGAGCACAAGCTCGTCTTCGTTGGCCGATTGCCGGGCAGCGCCCTGACGGATTTGGCCGAGGCGGTAGACGAGGTGCTGCTCGGTCTCGGTCACGCGGTCACCCGTGCCCAGCGCATGCAGTACGCGGCATACCAGCGACTGCGGAACTTCGCCCGCGTCTGCCCGCCGCAGCAGACCAAGCTCCTCGTCTACCTCAGGGCCGACCCGAAGGCGGGCGACCTGGTTCCCGGCTTCACCCGGGATGTGACGTGAGTCGGTCATGCTGGAGCAGCGGTATGTTGATGTGCGCGAGCGCGGACTGGAGCAGGTGCGGGGTGAATCTGCGCTCCGGGGGGCACCGCTCGGCGGGCGGGACCGTCGTGCGCAGCGAGTGCCAGGTTTTCACCCCCACAACGCCGTCGGGTGGCAAACCTTCCTTGTCCTGCAGGGAGATGACGGCCCGTTGGGTGTTCGTGCCGTACCAGCCGTCGACACCCGCGGTGCCGAGTTCGTACCCGAGGCGTTGGAGCAGGCATTGCGCCTCGGCGACCTCCGTCCCGTGCGAGTTGGCCGTCAGCACGGCGTTCTGTGTGTCGCTGATGCCTGCGTACCAGAGTCCGTCGTGCTGACGGAAGCGGCACCTGTACGGCGGCACGTATGTGACGTGGATGGTGGTCCAGCCGGTATACCGGCCGGTGGCTTCATCCCTCACCCGCACCCGGTAGTTCCCCCGCTGGTCCGTGCTGGAACAGGGCCAGGCCAGCTTCAGCGACCCGTCGCCGTTGACCGTCCCCGTGGTGGACACGTTCTGGGGCTTGCTGCCGTCCGGCGCGATGATCTCGTCTGTGTACCGGCCACCCGGAGTGAAGCCGCTGGACTGGTTGACCAGCGTCTGATCGGTTCGCGTACATGTACCGGCAATCTCCAAGTGCAGCGGCTCGGGCCTCGCCATCCACCAGGTGGTCGCCGCCGCGGTGGCGAGGACCACGCTGGAACCGATCAGGACCTTGCGATTCCTCCACACCGGGGCCACGAACGGCAGCGGAGGACGCAGCCCAGCCCTGTCGAGCGCGGCCAGGCCGGCCTCGTCGTCGGCCTGCTCCGCCCACCGGTCGGCGCGGCTGATCGTGAGGCTCCCCAGTCCCTCCGGCCTGTGATGCGCGGTGATCAGGCCGATGATCCGGCCGTACGCCCACACCGCCGCGCCGGACATGCCCTCCCACGGGGAGTAGCGCGGATCCGGATCCCGCTCGGGTTCCTGAACCCGGAATTCCAGGACGCCTTCCCTGCGCCCTGTGAGAGGCGCGATCTCACCGCGCGCGTGGAAGGAGTCGCGATACACGCCCGCCGCGTCCTGACGTCTCTTGAACAGTGGGAAGCCCAGTGCACTGCACTTCAGGCCCACGTCCCGATCCCTCACCGCTCCGAACGCGGCGGCCCTCGTCCGCCCGAGAACCTTCGGAGGTGCGCTCAGGGCCAGGACCGCGACGTCGATCGTTTCGTCGGACCAGGCAGCCTCGGCCTCTCCGTCCCACAGGACGGTTCCGCCCTTCTCGGAGCGGACGCGGATCTGCTGCGCCCCGGCCACCACGTGGGCCGCGGTGAGGATGGTGTCCGCGCGCACCAGGTATCCCGATCCGCGCAGACTGCTCCCATCGTGACGGACGACGATGATTTCGGCGGCCCGTTCCGCCTGCAGGCCCCTCACCGGCCGTTCCGGCGTAATGCGCCGGTCATGCCACTGTTGGCTGACATCGCGTTCCCCTCACAAGATGCAGGTGCTTTCAGCTGTTTACTCCTGCGCGGGCGGACCGTCCCGCGCGGCGCGGTGCGGTGCGGACTCACCGTTCGCCGGACAGTGCCTCGCCGGAGATCAACGGCGTCTCGCCAGGCCGGCCGGAACGTCCCGGAACCGGGCCTTGCCACCGGACTTGGCCTCCGTGTCCACCGCGACGCTCAGCTCGAGCTCCACCGTTCCGGCTCGAACCGCAACTCCGCAAGCTCAATTCGCATCTCCGGACCTCCCCCTCGCTCGGAAGGCACATTATGGGCCTTGAACTTGGGGGCTTGTTGTGGCTCCGCGTATTTCCTGGTGATTTCGGGCCAGGAGCCACGGACAAACGACCACCCGTACAACCGTGCTGTCAGCGGGCAGGCGAGCCCTGGTCGCGTACTGAAAATCCAGACCAGGGCGTCCTGACATGATCACGGCATGGCCAGTGACCTTGTGGAGCCCGGCCCCAGGAAGTCCGTCCTCTTCGATGTCGACGGAACGTTGATCGACGCGGTGGACAACCAGCGCCGGGTCTGGGCGGCGTGGGCGGGGCGATACGGACTGAATGCGGATGAGGTCTATCGGGTGGCGCTGCGGACGCGGCCGCTGGAGACCTTCGCGAAGGTGGCTCCGGACCAGGATCCGAGGAAGTGCCTGGATGCGCTGCACGAACTGGAGGACGACGACGTCCGGTCCGGCGATTATGCGGCCTTCGACGGCGCGTCGGAGTTGCTGGGCAATCTGCCGTCGGGGGCATGGGTGCTCGTGACGTCCAACTACGAGCACCGGGTGCGCGGGCGATTTACTCGGACGAGCCTGCCGCTCCCTCGCGTGATTGTGGACGCGGCCGCGGTGGAGGAAGGAAAGCCGTCGCCCGTGCCCTATCTGCTGGCCGCCGAGCAGCTCGGTGTCCGGCCCGAGAACTGCTTGGTCATTGAGGACGCCCCGTCCGGAGTTGAAGCAGGGCTGCGAGCCGGCATGGCGGTGTGGGGAGTCAACACCGCGGGTCCGGTGGCCGGCGTGCACCGCCACTTCGCGAGCCTGCGCGAAGCAGCCCCCAGCATCCTCGCCTTCGCCCGGCTGGAGGGATCAGCCGGAGAGGGATGATCATGGAGTGGCTGGCGTGACCACGACTTCGGAGTCGTCCTGGACAGTCCCTAGCGGCGTCCGGAAAGTGGGCTCCTCAGACGAAGAGGCGTATCGGTTGATATCCGCGTGTCCGCGTCCAAGGTGGCGGTCATGGGGTGGTGGCGCGGGGCGGGGCGGTGCTGCTGGTGGGAGACGCTCCACATGAAGTAGGCCAGGCAGCCGGACCGGGCCAGGGTGCAGTAGATCGCGAACGGGATGAGGGTGCGGTTCCGAAGTACTCCCCCAGGCTGCGGGCCGCGAGGTAGGCGGCGATGCCGCCGGCCGGCAGCGGACCGCGCAGGCCGTTGCGTATCCCGGCTCCCGGGCGTCTCCGAGGCGAGGCAGTGGCGGACGCCGCATGCGCCGATATCCGTGGGCTCCGTGCCGTAACCGCCCGGCCCCCGCGGGAGTGCCCCGGCATCTCGACGACGCCGTCGGCATCACGCTCGACGCGCTCGTCGGCCTGCACTGGCCGGGTCCCTCGCTCCGGCCGCCCCCGCCTGGCGCTATGAGCCGAACCGGCCTCCGCGTCCGGTCCGGTCCGGTCGCGCACGCTCTGATGTTCCGCCGCACGAACAGGGAAGCCGCCTTCAACGGTCGGCCGACCGCCGGTGCTGGTGCCGGATGACGTCGCACAGTGGGCTCGAACCGGACCTCAAGGGCCGCGCGTGACCGCGGGCACCCGGCAGGGCCGATGCGCTCGTCGCCGCCCCTGAGCGGGCCAGTCCGTCCCATTCGCTTCGTGGTCGGTCAGGTCGAAACGATAGAAAGGGTATATGAGCGGAGTTTCAGGTCAGTCCGGGCAGGATGTGCCTGATGCGTCCATGAGGACTCATCGGCCCGGCCGGCCACGTCAGGCGGGACGGGCGTGGCGGTCGGGTTCGCTGCTGAGCGTGCACAGCCTCGCGGGTCAGGTCTTCCTGCTCCAGCTGGCGGTTGTGATGCTGCTCGTCGCCGCCGCCCTGGTGGTGCTCGTTGTGCAGGCTCAACGCGACGTGATGGCGGACGCCCGCCACCGGACGCTCACCGTGGCGCAGGCGTTCGCGAACTCCCCGGGGATCGTGGCGGCACTGAACAGTGCGAACCCGACGGCGGCGCTGCAGCGGCACGCCGAGGCGGCCCGGAAGGACACAGGCGTCGACGCCGTCATCGTCTACGGACTGAACGGGATCACCCTTGCCCACAGCGACCCTCGTCAGGTCGGGAAGCGCGTCATCGGGCCCTACGCGGCGGCGGCGACCGGCCAGCCGTTCACAAGTACGTTCAAGGGCTCACTGGGGCTCTCCGTGACCTCGGCGGTGCCCGTCAGGGGTCCCGACGGTTCGGTCATCGCCATCGTCTCCGTGCCCGTCACCGTCGAAAGGGTGCAGCACAGGGTGAACCGGCAGCTGCCCCTCCTCCTCTGCGGCGCCGCCACGGCCCTGGGCATCGCGGCAGGCGGGTCGGCCCTGGTGAGCCGACGGTTGCAGCGGCAGACCCACGGCCTGGGCCCGACCGAGATGACCCGGATGTACGAGCACCACGACGCGGTGCTGCACGCAGTGCGGGAAGGAGTGCTGATCGTCGGCGGTGACGGCCGGTTGCTGCTGGCCAACGACGAGGCACGACGGCTTCTGGACCTTCCGGCGGACGCGGAGCGGCGGCACATCACCGATCTGGGGCTGGACGAGGACCTCGCCGGGCTGGTGGCCTCCGACCGCCCCGCCACCGACCAGGTGTGCCTGGCGGCCGACCGGCTGCTAGCGGTCAGCAAGCGCCTCACCGCACCTCACGGACCGGTCGGCAGCGTGGTCACGCTCCGGGACACCACCGAGCTGCGGGCCCTCTCCGGCCGGGCGGAGGTGGCGCGCGAACGGTTGCAGTCGCTCTACGACGCCGGACTGCGGATCGGCACCACGCTCGATGTGACGCGCACGGCCGAGGAACTGGCCGAGGTGGCGGTGACCCGGTTCGCCGACGTCGTCACGGTCGATCTGCTGGACCCGGTCCTGCGCGGCGAGGAGGCCTCCGGTGCGCCCGCCGGGATCACCGAGCTGCGCCGCAGCGCCATCGCCGGTCTCGACGCGGACCATTCCCTCCACCCCGTCTGCGAGCTGATCCGGCTCGTCCCGGCCCACCCCGTCTCCACCGCGATGGCCGAGGGCCGCCCGGTCCTGGTCGGGGAACTGAGCGCCTCCGACGCCTGGCGGTCCCAGCAGCCCGAAGGTGCCCGGCGGATCCTCGACCACGGCATCCACTCCATGCTCGTGGCGCCCCTCCGCGCCCGCGGCGTGGTGCTGGGTGTGGTGGGCTTCTGGCGCGCGAGAGGCTCCCCGTCGTTCGAGGACGAGGACGTGTCCTTCGCCGAGGAGCTGGCCGCCCGGGCAGCGGTGTGCATCGACAACGCCCGCCGCTACACCCGCGAACATGCCATGGCCGTCACCCTGCAGCACAGCCTGCTGCCCCGCGCGCTGCCCGAGCAGTCCGCCCTCGAGGTCGCCTACCGCTATCTGCCGGCCCAGGCCGGGGTGGGCGGGGACTGGTTCGACGTCATCCCGCTGTCCGGCACCCGGGTGGCGCTGGTCGTGGGCGATGTCGTCGGCCACGGTCTGCACGCCGCGGCGACGATGGGGCGGCTGCGCACCGCCGTGCACAACTTCGCCGGCCTGGACATGCCCGTGGAGGAGCTCCTGGGCCGGCTGGACGAGCTGGTGGCGCAGATCGACGCCGAGGAGGTCACCGCAGCGGAGCACTGGCAGGGGGCGATCACCGGGGCGACCTGCCAGTACGCCGTCTACGACCCCACCTCCGGGCGACTGGCCATCGCCACCGCCGGCCACCCGGGGCCGGCGGTGGTCCGGCCCGACGGGACCGTCGACTTCCCTCAGCTGCCCGTCTCCCCGCCACTGGGGCTGGGAGCCGGCCTGCCTGTCGAGACCACCGAGCTCACCGTGCCCGAGGATTCCCGACTGGTGCTGTACACCGACGGGCTGATCGAGGACCGTATCAAGGACCTGGACGCCGGCCTGGAGGCCCTGCGCGACGCTCTGGCAGGGCCCGGTCGCACGCCGGAGGCCACCTGCGCGGCGGTGGTGGAGGCCATGCTGTCCGACCGGCCCCGGGATGACATCGCGCTGCTGGTGGCCCGCACGCGCCGGCTCGGACCGGATCAGGTCGCGGAGTGGGAGGTGCCCCGTGACCCGGCGGCGGTGGCTCCCGTGCGCACCGCCTGCGCCCGTCGGCTGGCGGAGTGGGGGCTGGAGCAGGTCGCCTTCAGCGCCGAACTCATCCTCAGCGAGCTGATCACCAACGCCATCCGCTACGGCGCCGAGCCCATCGCCGTGCGGCTGCTCCGCACGGAGCCGATCGGCAGCCCCGATGCGGGCTCTCTGATCTTCGAGGTCGCCGACGGCAGCAGCACCTCGCCGCGGCTGCGCCGGGCGAAGGTCACCGACGAAGGCGGCCGGGGACTCTTCCTGGTCGCCCGCTTCGCCGAACGCTGGGGCACCCGCTACACGACCACCGGCAAGGTCATCTGGGCCGAACAGACCCTGCACCACGACGCCGCGCCGGAGGCGGAAGGGCTCGGCGAAGCCCTGCTCGACCAATGGGACGACACCGCGCTGTGAGGTACGAGAACGCCGAGTGCCGGGGCAGAGACGGTGATCGCGGGCCTCCCAAGCGGCATTCCGTCATCGAGACGGCCGGGTACCCTGGCCTCGATGACCACTTCGTCGGCGCCATGGAGCCGCGGAAGCCCGGAGGCACGTCCGGGAGCGACCGTGACTACACCGTGTGCCCGAGCGGCGGCGGTCTTCGGCTGCTTCGTTCTCGTGGCACTGGGCCTGAGCGCTTGCGAGAACACACCGACCGCCGGCCTCGTGAAGCCGTCGGTGGCCACGTCCGCCGAGAGCGTGGGCGGCATGCGCGCACTGATCGCCGCGGCGAAACACGAGGGCACGCTCAGAGCGATCGCGCTGCCGCGTGACTGGGCCAACTACGGCGGCCTGATCAACGGCTTCGAGAAGAAGTACGGGATCAAGGTCACCGTCGAGGATCCGCTGGGCCACAGCGAGGACGAGATCGACGCCCTGCGCAAGGACGGGAACCGGTCGACAGCGCCCGACGTGATCGACGTGGGCGATACGTTCGCACGGAAAGCAGCGGCACAGAGTCTCCTCGCGCCGTACAAGGTAGCCGCGTACGATTCGATCCCCGGTAATCAGAAGGACTCGAAGGCCCGCTGGTCCAACAACTACGGGGGCTACATCTCCATCGGCTGCGACGCCAACCGGGTCAAACCCTGTCCGCAGACCTTCGCTGATCTGCTGAAGCCCGGTTACAAGGGCAAGGTCGCACTCGAAGGTGACCCGCCCCGGTCGGCCACCGCCTTCGCCAGTGTCTATGCGGCCGCGCTGGCGAACAACGGGTCGTTCGACGACATCCAGCCCGGTCTCGACTTCTTCGCCGAACTCAAGAATCGCGGCAACTTCAACCCTCTCAATTCCAACTCGGCGACGGTCGCGAGCGGCCGGACCCCCATCAGCATCAACTGGGACTACATCAACCTCCACTACGCCGACCAGCTCCGCGAGAAGGGCGTGAACTGGCAGGTCGCGATCCCGTTCGACGGCAGCTTCGCCCAGTATTTCGCGCTGGCGATCAACAGGAACGCCCCGCACCCGGCGGCCGCCCGCCTGTGGCAGGAGTACCTCTTCAGCCCGGAGGGCCAGAACCTCCGCCTGCGCGCCTACGCCCGCCCGGTGCTCATGGACGTCATGAGGCAGGACGGCACCCTCGACAAGGCCGCCGCCGCACGACTGCCGACGGTTGAGGGAACGCCGCAGTTCCCGACAGACGCGCAACTGGAGAAGGCGCAGGACACGGTCACCCGGGGCTGGACGAAGGCCGTCTCCGGCCGGCCGGGATGATCCCCGTCGCCCATCCGCATGTACCTGGTCGTAGTTGTTGTCGGTGCAGGAGTCGACCGCGACAGCGAGACGCCGCTGTCAGTGGTGCCGGTCAGCCGGAGTGAGGACGGCTCGCATCTCGATCTGCCTACTGCTGGAGTGGATCCGACGCCGCCGGAGCCTGCCTGAGTCTGTACGGCAGGGTCTCGTTGGAACTCCTGCGGACCACCTTCCGGCATGAAAGTGATCGCCCGTCATCCGTGCCTTCCCGCCGCGAAGATCGTTACGACCGATGAAATCCTTATCGGCTCACGTCACGCGGCAGGAGACCTACACGTGCCCGACCCCACCCAGAGCCCCGCTACCGCTCCCCCGGCCTCCGGATCACCCTCCAGCCCGCTCACGGCACTCAGCCAGGTGGGCCTGCTCGCCCTCGGCCTCGTTGATCTGGCCTTCGACCAGCTGCGCCAGCTCACGGACCGCGGCCGGCAGACAGCGCACCACTCGGACCTGCCTCACCTCCTCACGGACGGCATGAGAGAACTGCACGCCCGCGGCGAACTGGCGGCGCGCCGCATGACGCAGGACTCCGACAACTACCTGGAGCTGATGGCGCGCAAGGTCGTAGCGCAGCGGGGCGCGGCCGGCGATGGGTGAGTCCGAGCAGTTGAAGCGACGCGTGGACGACCATCTCCTGCGCCTGGTGGAGCGGGAGTCGGCCCAGCTCCTCAAGGTCTCCACCGAACTGTCCCCGCTGTGCGACCAGTTACGCGGCTCCCTGGAGCAGGGCAAGCGGCTGCGCGCCGCGTTCCTCTACTGGGGGTGGCGGGCCGCGGGGCAGCCGGACTGCGATGGCATCATCGGCGCCGCGGCGGCCATGGAACTGGTGCACGCGGCGGCATGCACACACGATGACATCATCGACGACAGCCGTGTACGCCACGGCATGCCCACGGCCCACGCCGCCTTCGCCGACCGGACCGCGGGCTTGGGACAGGGG from Streptomyces roseochromogenus subsp. oscitans DS 12.976 encodes the following:
- a CDS encoding SpoIIE family protein phosphatase/ATP-binding protein, whose translation is MRTHRPGRPRQAGRAWRSGSLLSVHSLAGQVFLLQLAVVMLLVAAALVVLVVQAQRDVMADARHRTLTVAQAFANSPGIVAALNSANPTAALQRHAEAARKDTGVDAVIVYGLNGITLAHSDPRQVGKRVIGPYAAAATGQPFTSTFKGSLGLSVTSAVPVRGPDGSVIAIVSVPVTVERVQHRVNRQLPLLLCGAATALGIAAGGSALVSRRLQRQTHGLGPTEMTRMYEHHDAVLHAVREGVLIVGGDGRLLLANDEARRLLDLPADAERRHITDLGLDEDLAGLVASDRPATDQVCLAADRLLAVSKRLTAPHGPVGSVVTLRDTTELRALSGRAEVARERLQSLYDAGLRIGTTLDVTRTAEELAEVAVTRFADVVTVDLLDPVLRGEEASGAPAGITELRRSAIAGLDADHSLHPVCELIRLVPAHPVSTAMAEGRPVLVGELSASDAWRSQQPEGARRILDHGIHSMLVAPLRARGVVLGVVGFWRARGSPSFEDEDVSFAEELAARAAVCIDNARRYTREHAMAVTLQHSLLPRALPEQSALEVAYRYLPAQAGVGGDWFDVIPLSGTRVALVVGDVVGHGLHAAATMGRLRTAVHNFAGLDMPVEELLGRLDELVAQIDAEEVTAAEHWQGAITGATCQYAVYDPTSGRLAIATAGHPGPAVVRPDGTVDFPQLPVSPPLGLGAGLPVETTELTVPEDSRLVLYTDGLIEDRIKDLDAGLEALRDALAGPGRTPEATCAAVVEAMLSDRPRDDIALLVARTRRLGPDQVAEWEVPRDPAAVAPVRTACARRLAEWGLEQVAFSAELILSELITNAIRYGAEPIAVRLLRTEPIGSPDAGSLIFEVADGSSTSPRLRRAKVTDEGGRGLFLVARFAERWGTRYTTTGKVIWAEQTLHHDAAPEAEGLGEALLDQWDDTAL
- a CDS encoding HAD family hydrolase → MASDLVEPGPRKSVLFDVDGTLIDAVDNQRRVWAAWAGRYGLNADEVYRVALRTRPLETFAKVAPDQDPRKCLDALHELEDDDVRSGDYAAFDGASELLGNLPSGAWVLVTSNYEHRVRGRFTRTSLPLPRVIVDAAAVEEGKPSPVPYLLAAEQLGVRPENCLVIEDAPSGVEAGLRAGMAVWGVNTAGPVAGVHRHFASLREAAPSILAFARLEGSAGEG
- a CDS encoding peptidoglycan-binding protein yields the protein MRGLQAERAAEIIVVRHDGSSLRGSGYLVRADTILTAAHVVAGAQQIRVRSEKGGTVLWDGEAEAAWSDETIDVAVLALSAPPKVLGRTRAAAFGAVRDRDVGLKCSALGFPLFKRRQDAAGVYRDSFHARGEIAPLTGRREGVLEFRVQEPERDPDPRYSPWEGMSGAAVWAYGRIIGLITAHHRPEGLGSLTISRADRWAEQADDEAGLAALDRAGLRPPLPFVAPVWRNRKVLIGSSVVLATAAATTWWMARPEPLHLEIAGTCTRTDQTLVNQSSGFTPGGRYTDEIIAPDGSKPQNVSTTGTVNGDGSLKLAWPCSSTDQRGNYRVRVRDEATGRYTGWTTIHVTYVPPYRCRFRQHDGLWYAGISDTQNAVLTANSHGTEVAEAQCLLQRLGYELGTAGVDGWYGTNTQRAVISLQDKEGLPPDGVVGVKTWHSLRTTVPPAERCPPERRFTPHLLQSALAHINIPLLQHDRLTSHPG
- a CDS encoding ABC transporter substrate-binding protein; its protein translation is MTTPCARAAAVFGCFVLVALGLSACENTPTAGLVKPSVATSAESVGGMRALIAAAKHEGTLRAIALPRDWANYGGLINGFEKKYGIKVTVEDPLGHSEDEIDALRKDGNRSTAPDVIDVGDTFARKAAAQSLLAPYKVAAYDSIPGNQKDSKARWSNNYGGYISIGCDANRVKPCPQTFADLLKPGYKGKVALEGDPPRSATAFASVYAAALANNGSFDDIQPGLDFFAELKNRGNFNPLNSNSATVASGRTPISINWDYINLHYADQLREKGVNWQVAIPFDGSFAQYFALAINRNAPHPAAARLWQEYLFSPEGQNLRLRAYARPVLMDVMRQDGTLDKAAAARLPTVEGTPQFPTDAQLEKAQDTVTRGWTKAVSGRPG